In Salvelinus sp. IW2-2015 unplaced genomic scaffold, ASM291031v2 Un_scaffold4989, whole genome shotgun sequence, a single genomic region encodes these proteins:
- the LOC112077853 gene encoding C-type lectin domain family 4 member E-like isoform X3 — translation MSEGVYENSDGFEDDEPDAMKNTDIDGQLYSNVRAFKPSPRDGVVVSDGVIGHHDSTERDQLQTSYNNLTKVRDQLQTSYNTLTKERDQLQTSYDTLTKERDQLKTSSNTLTQERDQQQKEIDDLMRKFSNFKQTCPDGWQKFECSCYYLTTGKKTWEESRQDCLERGADLVIVNSDKEQEFLFKFNKSFWIGLTDSVTEGTWKWVDGTPLTTPRYWESGQPGGDVGENCVWFSYSSSDQGTWHDYPCSSLSYWVCEK, via the exons ATGTCAGAGGGAGTCTATGAAAACTCAGATGGATTTGAAGACGATGAGCCTGATGCAATGAAGAACACAGACATTGATGGCCAATTATATTCCAACGTAAGAGCCTTCAAGCCCAGTCCAAGAGATGGAGTTGTTGTTTCAG ATGGAGTCATTGGTCATCACGACtcaacagagagagaccagctacagaccagttacaacaacctgactaaagtgagagaccagctacagaccagttacaacaccctgactaaagagagagaccagctacagaccagttacgacaccctgactaaagagagagaccagctaaaGACCAGTAGTAACACCCTGACTCAAGAGAGAGACCAGCAACAGAAAGAGATAGATGATCTCATGAGAAAGTTCTCTAATTTTA AACAAACCTGTCCTGATGGCTGGCAGAAGTTTGAATGCAGTTGTTACTACCTCACTACTGGGAAGAAAACCTGGGAGGAGAGCAGACAGgactgtctggagagaggagcagacctgGTGATCGTAAACAGTGATAAGGAACAG GAGTTTCTCTTCAAATTCAACAAAAGTTTCTGGATTGGTCTGACTGACTCTGTTACTGAGGGGACCTGGAAATGGGTGGACGGCACCccactgaccaccccaag GTATTGGGAGAGTGGACAGCCTGGTGGTGATGTAGGGGAGAACTGTGTGTGGTTCTCTTACAGTTCATCAGACCAAGGAACATGGCATGACTATCCGTGTTCATCTCTAAGTTACTGGGTGTGTGAGAAATAG
- the LOC112077853 gene encoding CD209 antigen-like protein E isoform X2 — translation MSEGVYENSDGFEDDEPDAMKNTDIDGQLYSNVRAFKPSPRDGVVVSVHFQWWKRPSGVAAVCLGLLCVLLLAGIIGLSVYYGVIGHHDSTERDQLQTSYNNLTKVRDQLQTSYNTLTKERDQLQTSYDTLTKERDQLKTSSNTLTQERDQQQKEIDDLMRKFSNFKQTCPDGWQKFECSCYYLTTGKKTWEESRQDCLERGADLVIVNSDKEQEFLFKFNKSFWIGLTDSVTEGTWKWVDGTPLTTPRYWESGQPGGDVGENCVWFSYSSSDQGTWHDYPCSSLSYWVCEK, via the exons ATGTCAGAGGGAGTCTATGAAAACTCAGATGGATTTGAAGACGATGAGCCTGATGCAATGAAGAACACAGACATTGATGGCCAATTATATTCCAACGTAAGAGCCTTCAAGCCCAGTCCAAGAGATGGAGTTGTTGTTTCAG TACATTTTCAGTGGTGGAAGAGACCCTCTGGAgttgctgcagtgtgtctggggctgctgtgtgttctcctactggctgggatcataggcctgtctgtctact ATGGAGTCATTGGTCATCACGACtcaacagagagagaccagctacagaccagttacaacaacctgactaaagtgagagaccagctacagaccagttacaacaccctgactaaagagagagaccagctacagaccagttacgacaccctgactaaagagagagaccagctaaaGACCAGTAGTAACACCCTGACTCAAGAGAGAGACCAGCAACAGAAAGAGATAGATGATCTCATGAGAAAGTTCTCTAATTTTA AACAAACCTGTCCTGATGGCTGGCAGAAGTTTGAATGCAGTTGTTACTACCTCACTACTGGGAAGAAAACCTGGGAGGAGAGCAGACAGgactgtctggagagaggagcagacctgGTGATCGTAAACAGTGATAAGGAACAG GAGTTTCTCTTCAAATTCAACAAAAGTTTCTGGATTGGTCTGACTGACTCTGTTACTGAGGGGACCTGGAAATGGGTGGACGGCACCccactgaccaccccaag GTATTGGGAGAGTGGACAGCCTGGTGGTGATGTAGGGGAGAACTGTGTGTGGTTCTCTTACAGTTCATCAGACCAAGGAACATGGCATGACTATCCGTGTTCATCTCTAAGTTACTGGGTGTGTGAGAAATAG
- the LOC112077853 gene encoding C-type lectin domain family 4 member M-like isoform X1: MSEGVYENSDGFEDDEPDAMKNTDIDGQLYSNVRAFKPSPRDGVVVSVHFQWWKRPSGVAAVCLGLLCVLLLAGIIGLSVYCKMNGVIGHHDSTERDQLQTSYNNLTKVRDQLQTSYNTLTKERDQLQTSYDTLTKERDQLKTSSNTLTQERDQQQKEIDDLMRKFSNFKQTCPDGWQKFECSCYYLTTGKKTWEESRQDCLERGADLVIVNSDKEQEFLFKFNKSFWIGLTDSVTEGTWKWVDGTPLTTPRYWESGQPGGDVGENCVWFSYSSSDQGTWHDYPCSSLSYWVCEK, encoded by the exons ATGTCAGAGGGAGTCTATGAAAACTCAGATGGATTTGAAGACGATGAGCCTGATGCAATGAAGAACACAGACATTGATGGCCAATTATATTCCAACGTAAGAGCCTTCAAGCCCAGTCCAAGAGATGGAGTTGTTGTTTCAG TACATTTTCAGTGGTGGAAGAGACCCTCTGGAgttgctgcagtgtgtctggggctgctgtgtgttctcctactggctgggatcataggcctgtctgtctactgtaaGATGA ATGGAGTCATTGGTCATCACGACtcaacagagagagaccagctacagaccagttacaacaacctgactaaagtgagagaccagctacagaccagttacaacaccctgactaaagagagagaccagctacagaccagttacgacaccctgactaaagagagagaccagctaaaGACCAGTAGTAACACCCTGACTCAAGAGAGAGACCAGCAACAGAAAGAGATAGATGATCTCATGAGAAAGTTCTCTAATTTTA AACAAACCTGTCCTGATGGCTGGCAGAAGTTTGAATGCAGTTGTTACTACCTCACTACTGGGAAGAAAACCTGGGAGGAGAGCAGACAGgactgtctggagagaggagcagacctgGTGATCGTAAACAGTGATAAGGAACAG GAGTTTCTCTTCAAATTCAACAAAAGTTTCTGGATTGGTCTGACTGACTCTGTTACTGAGGGGACCTGGAAATGGGTGGACGGCACCccactgaccaccccaag GTATTGGGAGAGTGGACAGCCTGGTGGTGATGTAGGGGAGAACTGTGTGTGGTTCTCTTACAGTTCATCAGACCAAGGAACATGGCATGACTATCCGTGTTCATCTCTAAGTTACTGGGTGTGTGAGAAATAG